gggggttttcccttccccccccaaaaattgggggaattttattttagcccccccaaaaaaaaaccccaaccctggGGCTGTGTCTGTTCTCCCCACAGAACAAGTTCAAGCAGAACGAGATGCTGGTGGCAGCACAAGCTGTCGGGGTGGCCACGGTTTTTGGGGCACCCATCAGCGGTGAGGAGCCTCCTCATCCCACCCTGGGGACTCCCCAaagtccccccccccccattccaGACCTTCTCCCTCCCGTATCCGTATTTTCCAGGGGTGCTCTTCAGCATCGAGGTGATGTCCTCCCACTTCGCCGTCCGGGATTATTGGCGCGGCTTCTTCGCCGCCACCTGCGGCGCCTTCATGTTTCGCCTCCTCACCGTGTTCAGCAGTGAGCAAGGCAAGGctgggggggagcaggaggttttcccccttttcccccccgggggtggtggggagggaggtaTGTAGCATTTTTTGGGgtgccctcccccccccaaacctTGCACTCATTTGGCTCTTCCTGCCCCAGAAACCATTGTCGCCGTTTTTAAGAGCGACTTCAAGCTTGACTTCCCCTTCGACCTCCTGGAGACCTTCTTCTTCCTGATTTTGGGGTAAGGGGGGTGAGGGACGACCCTGCCTgttcccctgcctgtccccctgcctgcaccctgcctgcaccctgccttCTCCTCCACAGGGCCATCTGTGGGCTTGTGGGCTGTGCCTACCTCTTCTGCCAGCGCTGGATGATGGTGGCTGTCAAGGAGAACTGGCTGACGGCCAAGCTGCTGGCCACCGAGTCCGTACCGGGCgtccgtctgtctgtctgcaCCCCATGTGTCCACCCCATCCACCCTGCCTGTCCAGCTGTTCAGCCCAAGCACCCTGTGTCCCTCTGCCTGCCTCGTGCACCGTGTGTCCGCCCCACGCGCCCTGTGCCTCCACCCCCTGCACTTGGGTTGTCCATCTGTCCATCCCGCACAGCCTGCCTGTCCATCTGTCCACCCCATCCACCCTGCACCtccaccccctgctccctgggtgtccatccctccctgcccatccatctccccctgccccaacaCCCCCCCTGCGTGTCCCCCACCCACCCTGGGCATCCCCCTATCCCCCCCAGTCACCTGcccatccacccacccaccctggCCACCCATATATTGTGTCCCCCCGTGACCCTGGTCCCCCGTGGGCCCACCCCAGGCACCACCCTGTCCGTGGGTCTGTCCcagcccccctctccccctccagcaAGCCCATCTACACGGTGCTGGCCGTGCTGCTTCTGgcctccatcaccttcccaccagggctggggcagctgatGGCCTCCCGGGTGAgttggggacacacacacacacacacggggCTCCCCGGGGACACCCCGACACATCCCATGGGGGTTCAAGAGGTCCATCTGTCCCTCCAGCTCACCATGAAGGAATATCTCACCTCCCTCTTCGACAACCGCACCTGGGGCGCGTTGGTCCCCAACAGCTCCTGGGTGGGTGACCCCCCGGGGGGGCTGTGGCAGGAGTGGTTCCACCCCTCGGCCACCATCTTCGGCACCTTGGCCTTCTTCCTGGTGATGAAGGTAGCCATGAgcacccccccacacccccccccaagTCCCTGTGTCCCACCCCATAGGGGTGACCCACCTCCCTTAGCCTGGGCTCTGCCACCTTCTCCCCCCAAGTTCTGGATGCTGATCCTGGCCACCACCCTGCCCTTGCCTGCGGGCTACTTCATGCCCATCTTCATCTACGGTGAGTTGGGGGCTGCTGGCCTTGGGGGGGGAGTAGCCagtcctggggcaggggggacaaTCAGACCTTGGGGGGGAAATCAGACATGGGGGGCTTTGAAGGTGACCAGACCTGGATGGGGCATCCAGACCCAGGAGGGTCTAGGAGGGGACAAGAAGCTCTGGAATGGGGACAGTTGGGTCTGGGGGAGGGATCCTGGGGGGGGCAGCCAGCTTGAGGGGGTAACAGCCAGTCCTGGGGTGGTAGGACAACCAGACCTGGGAGGGGCAACCAGTTTGGGGGGGGGCTTTGAGGGTGACCAGACCTGGATGGGGCATCCAGACCCAGGAGGGTCTAGGGGGACACAACTCATTCTGGAAGGGGGACAGCTGGGTCTGGGGGTATTGGTCTTGGGGGGTCCATCCGGACCTGGAGGGGTCTGGGGTGGAGGGGCAACCAGACCTGGGGGGGGATACAGGGGGTGCACCCAGCaatgggggtggggggcatCTAGTCCTGGGTGGGGGAGCAACTAGACCTGGGGGACACATCCAGCCcttgggggctggggggacaaCACACAaccagagctggggggggggcaggtTCAGCTCTGAGCGGGGGGTACAAGGGGTGCACCCAGCACTGGGTGGGGGGCACAGACATCCAGCCTCATGGAGTGGTCCAGAGGTCTCATCcagccccgggggggctgcagggtcacctccagctgtgacattttggttttgtggggggtgggggggttaCTCCTGGGGTCTCCTTGTCTCCCCCCCCATTCCAGGAGCTGCCATAGGGCGCCTGCTGGGGGAGACGGTGGCTTTTCTGTTCCCCCGGGGCCTCCACACGGGGGGGACCCCGCGCCCCATCCTCCCTGCTGGCTACGCCCTGGCTGGTGAGTGGGTGACAGGGGACACCCGTGGGTGGGGGaaacccacccacccacccactgACTCCTCCTGAGCCCCCCCTGTCCCACCAGGTGCAGCCGCCTTCTCGGGCTCGGTGACCCACGCCGTCTCCACGGCTCTGCTGGTGTGTGAGGCCACTGGTCACCTGGGCCACGTCCTGCCCACAGTCCTGGCCGTGCTGGTGGCCAACGCCATCACCCAGAAACATCAACCCTCCTTCTACGATGGTCCCATCATCGTCAAGAAGCTGCCCTACCTGCCCCCCATCCGCAGCCGGCACATGGCGTaagccccccaccccagccccgtGTTTCCATGggatcccagactggtttgggctggaagggacctgaaagatcatccagtcccagccccctgcatgggcagggacacctcccaccagcccaggctgctccaagccccatccaacctgcccttcaacactgccagggatggggcagccacagcttccctgggcaacctgggccagggtctcaccagcctcacagcccagaatttcctcctgatgtccaacctaaatttgctgtaaaattatgggaatttgggtttttttgtggctcACCAGCTCCTACCAAGTGGTGGTGGAGGAGTTCATGGAGCGCCAGGTGGTGGCCTTGGCCAAGGGTGATGGCTTTGAGGAGGTGCTGGTGGCCTTGGATGCCTCTGCTGATGCTGAGTACCCTGTGTTGGAGAGCACAGGTGGGATGTGGGgtcggggggtgggggggtcaCCACACCCGGGGCTGGACATCACTGGCCTTGTCCCCCACCCTCCAGGGCCACCCATGCTGGTGGGCACCATCAGCAGAACCCAGCTGGTTGCCTTCCTCCAGAGCCACAAGCATCCCCAGGCACCCCCAGAGGAGAAGGTAAATGCAGGGGGGGTGACCACCCTCCCCCTGCAcccaaaaaaagctgctttccccccagaaaaaaacttAATGTGTCACCTTCCTCAAGCTGGCCACCACGGGGACACTTGGGGACAACTGCACCATCGAGCCCATCATGCTCCAGCTCTCACCCTGGACCTCCCTGCACCAGGTTTGGGTTTGGGGAGGACAAAACGtgtcctgctggggctgggaacCCCCAGCCCTCATCACCCCCAGTTCCGTGTCACTGTGGGGGGACTCGGTGGGGGTGGCTTTGTCCCCACGTGTCCCTGTTGTCACCTCCCCAAGGCCCATCACCTCTTTGAGCTGCTGAAGCTCCAGCGCATCTTTGTCACCCGCTTCGGGGAGCTGGTGGGAGCTGTCAGCAGGGTGGAGGTGAGGGGGGACAAAGGGGGGAcaaggggggtgggggtggggacAGACAATGGGGTGACAAGGGGGGGGTGGGCACAAGTCAGGGGACAAGCCCCCAACCCCCCCCGTGTCCCCTCGCAGCTGCGGAGAGCGATCGAGGAGCTCACCAACCCCAAGTGAGGACTTTTGGGGACCCTTCCCAAGGATGTCACCCATGGAAAGAGTTGGGGTCCTGacccctctccccccccagGTGATGCGGGTGTcaccccccccttccccaccccggGGGAACCCAGGCATCCGGGGGACACACACGTTTCTCCAGCAGAGTCTCCATTAAATCCATCAATCCCTCGATGCTCCTTCATCCTCCTCCAGCCCCGTGGGGTTCATTTAGGGGGGGTCAACCCCCAGATCACCCCAAAATCAGCCCTAGGACATGACCCAGTCTTAGCCCCGTCCCCCCCCCGGACTCCCCCTGTAATTACACTTAATTATCACAATTAATAAGGAGAGGTTGGGTCTTGGTGACCCCAAGATCCTGGGGGAAAGGGGGGCCTGAGCCTCCCCCCCCAACTCTTTGTGTCATTCatcgccccccccccctcccccaaactGGGGTGCAGTGTTTTTGGGGGGTGAGCAGAGGGTGTGGTGGCACTAATGAAGATGCAATTAAGCCCGCCGGGGTAATTAAGCACGGCAGGGCAGGTTGGGTGAGGCGGGCATGCCCGGGCCCAGCCAGAGGAGGGGTGAAACAGGGTCAACAGCAGGGAGACACCCCAAAAacagggtgggagaggggagaggcaCTGGGATGGGCGCAGGATGGGCGCTGGGGCGGGGGAGCGGcggctgggagcagggaggggccACAGCACCCACGGAGTGCGTGGCGGGGTGAGGAGCCACGGGGAGAAGGACCAGAGCACCCATGGAAATGCTTGCTGGAGTGAGGGACCCACAACCCCCCCACTGGTGATGCCCCCACCATTTCCCATGGGAATTAGGACGGGATTTCCACCACACCCCggggtggcagcaggtgggggggggggacactCCCCAAAGGCCCTGCTCCcccccgtgcctcagtttcccccagccagccccaccGTAGGCAAACACTGATAAGACCCATCGGCTGCTCCCAGATCCGGAGTGTCCCATCCCCCCCATCCCAACTTCCCGGACTTTGAGCCGGGACTGGCAAACTCATCACACCCATGGGAACCTCCACAGCCCCAAACCCCCCCGAACGGGGCCAAACCCAAAGAGCACCTTTCCCTGCGAGatgctgcccccccccccaccgtCCCCCCCGCCTTAAGCCGCCTCCGTTTTTGTTTTTTGACTCGTGGTTTTGGGAATAAAACCCTTTTTCCCGGCGTTTTTCCCACCCAGTTATTTGCCGGCTCCGCTGCGGCCGCCGCCGGTCGCGTTTGGGCTCCGGGGGAAGAGCCAAATTCCTGACGGGTTTTTGGGGAAGAGGCCCTGGGGGGAGGGAAACGCTCCTCGAGCTGCCTGCAACCCCTTAAAACCCCTTAAAGCCCATTCAAAATCCTGATACCCCTTCAAAAACGCCTTAAAACCCCTTGAAAAAAGCCTTAAAACCCCTTAAAAACCCTGATACCCTTCAAAAACTCCTTAAAACCCCTTCAAAAACCCCTTAAATCCCCTTAAAACCCTCATACCCCTTCAAAAAACCCCTTCAAACCCTTTCAGAAACCCCTTAAGCCCCCGACACCCCTTCAAAAATCCCCTTAAAACCCCTTAGACCCACTTAAAAATCCTGATACCCCTTCAAAACGCCTTAAAACCCCTTCAAAAGCCCCTTAAAACCCTGATACCCCTTCAAAAACCCCTTAAAACCCTGATACTCCTTCAAAAACCCCTTCAAAACccttcaaaaaaacccttaaaagCCCTTAAACCCCCTTAAAACCCTGATACCCCTTcaaaaaacacttaaaactgagaccctttcaaaaaaaaaaaaaaaaaatcgctTAAAACCCCTTAAAACTCCCAATATCCCTTAATAAAATCTCTTAAAACCCCTTAAAAATCCTGATACCCCTCCAAAAACCCTTAAAGCCCCTGATACCccttaaaaaaacacccttaaAAGCCTTTACAGAAACACTTAAACCCCTTGTAACCCCCCCTTAAAACCCCATCTTTAAAACACTTTAACCCCCCCTTAAAAGCAACTCTTAAAACCCTAATACCCCTTTATAAAAACCCTTAAAACCCATCAACCCGCCCTTAAAAACTCTGATACCCCTTCaaaacccttttaaaaaaaccttcaaataccccttttaaattacttttaaaaaaactccttAAAACCCATTAGAACACCCCCTTTAAAACCCCTTAAAAAACACCCTTTAAACTCCTTTAAAAACCTCCTAAaccccctttaaaaaaaaccctttaaacCCCCTTAATCctccttaaaataaaatccttaaaACCCCTTTAAATAAACCTTTAAAACCCCTTAGAATCCCATCTTAAAACCCttcaaagaaaccaaacacacCCAACCCCCTTTAAACCCCTTAAAAGACCCTTAAACCCCCTTAAAAACCTCTTAAAACCCCTTTAAAAAGCCCCTTCAACCCCCCTTACAATTAAACCTTAAAACCCCTTAAAAGACTCTTAAAACCCCTTAAAAAGACCCTTAAACCCCCTTAACCTCTTAAAACCCCTTAGAAAAAGCCCCTTTAACCCCCCTTACAATTAAACCTTAAAACCCACTAAACCCCCCTTAAAAGAACCTCTTAAACCCCCCTAAAACCCCTTCAACCCCCTGAACCCCTCCCCAGATCCCATGGGAGCAAACCCCCcatccctcttcccttccccccccccaaaaaaaattcCCACAATCTCTCTTCAAACGACTCaatcatagaaaaaaaaaaaagcacatttttttattttaaatcaaaacctcacaaaaataaaaaaccccaacaacaaatcaaaacaacccccaaaacccttgaataaaataaaccccctggggggggggttgggtgtaaaaaaccaaccccctcccccccaaaaaatctgCCACCACCTTAGTTTCCTCACAATAAATAGAccaaaaaaatagaataaattaggttaaaaaacaaaaaaaggcaactcTGGCAGATTCATGTGAaaatggggggggagggggaaccCCAAACAATTAAAATTCCCAAATCCAAGAGgaataaaaggaataaatagGGGGGGGAGGAATGAAGCCCAAATTGGTCcatttggggtatttttttttatgcttgaaatgtggaaaatatgataaaaaagagaaaaaaattataaaaaggaggaaaaaccctcattaaaaagagaggaaaaaaatcataaaaataaggaaataataaatCCTCCCCCTTTCCCAGCTCAAAATTGAgcttgaaatgtctttttttttgagggggggaCACAGTTGAGGGGAGTGACACCCGTTTTGTTTTGGGGAGAATATGAATAATAAtactacaaataaaaaaccttaataataataataataggaTTAATAAATAAGCCCCTCGGGGAGGAGGGGAATGGGTCTTCATTtgctttcaagtatttttagGGTGtaaagggggggtgggggggattTTAAATGGGGACCCCCCCAGAGCTgaactgctcctgcagccccaggaggctGTAGATGATGCGTTTCTGGTGCCCCGGGAGCCGGACCCCGATCCTCCGGATATCCCTGGAAATCCcaagggaaaaagggaaggatgaagccaaagaaaacagaaggaatcaAGGTTTTTGGGATGGGAAAAGGCTGAAAAGGGTCTTGAGGGGGTGGAGGTGGGGGGAGCAAAACCACCGCACCCCCCCCAGTTTTTGTGGGATTCATTCCCAAGGGATGGGAGATGGATGTGGCTCATTCCTGGATCCTGGCCTGGGGTGGTTGGATTTTGATCCCATCCTCAGGGTCagggccaagggcagggaagtGCTTCCTGTCCCAGCACATCCCTGTTCCCGTGGGATgtggggggggtgtggggaCAGGATGGGGACACACCATAGGGAGAGTGTGGAGACAGGATGGGGACACCATGGGGATACCATGGGGACACACCATAGGGACTATGTGGGGACAGGGTGGGAACACCATGGGGATACTATGAGGATACTATGGGGACACCATGGGGATACCATGGGGATGCACCAGGGGGACAGGATGGGGATAGTGAGGGAACAGCATGGTGACAGCAAGGGGAGAGCATGGGGACAGGATGAGGACACAAAGGGGATGTGTGGGGACACCCCAGAGGGGCAGCACAAGGGATGGTAGGGGAATACCAAGAAAAGTGCATGGAGACACCATGAGGACGGGATGGGGACACCACAGGGACAGCACGGGGCCAGGATGGGGCCAGGATGGGGGTGCAGACTCACTCGCTGGTCATCTGCAGGACCTGCTCGATGGTGCTGTATCCCGAGGCCAGGAAGGTCTCCGTGTACTGGGGCATGCGGATGGACTCCAGCCACTCGGGAACCGAGCGGAAGGGAAGCCCCTCTGCCCCACTGGTGCTGGGCAGGCGGATGGAcaccctggggacaggaggggcaAAGTCAGGGTGTGACTGGAAAGGTGCAAAAGaccatggaatcatggaatgggttgggttggaagggacctgaaagatcatccagtcccaacctgcatgggcagggacacctcccaccagcccaggctgctccaagccccatccaacctgcccttcaacactgccagggatggggcagccacagcttccctgggcaacctgggccagggtctcaccaccctcacagcaaagaatttcctcctcatgtccaacctcaatctcccctcttccagttttaatccattcccctcatcccatccctccctgcccttgtcccaagtccctccccagctttcctgttgtcCCCCTGATGCAGAAAGGGATGGATGCAAAAATAGAGGCAGgaacagcaaaatgcaaaaaaaaccccaaaaacccaaaccaacgTGGGagtggaaggagggaaagaaatgaTGCAGGAACAGGAGGGAAAGCCAGGAGGGAAAAATggaaagatgcaaaaaaagggccagagaaagggaagcagcaggatgtGGAGATGCCAGGGAGGGATGCAAGaatgggaagggggaaaaaaagtgctgGAATGGGGAAGATGTGAGAACACAACCCAACCAGTGAGGCAAGGGTGGGCAAGTACAAAGAGTGTGGGGATCTGGGGATGCAACAGGAATCCAGGGATGGAAAGGGGCAGGAATCTGGGGGTGCAGAAATGTGAAGGTGCATAAAAGAGTGAGAGGATGCAGAGGAGTGGGAAGAGATGGGAAAAGGCAAAGCTGCAAAgggacacagggacacagggatggaaagggcagggacacagggatggaaaggggcagggacacagggaTACAAATAGGGATGCAAGGATGCAAAGGGACAGGGGTGGAAAGAGGGGtacagggatgcagggatggaAAGAGGGATGCAAAGCTGCAAAGGTGCAGAGTGTgattaaaaaaggcaaagaacaaACACAAGGGAAAACCCAAACGGGCCGGACAAGGATGGAAAGGTGCAAAGAGGGGTGCAGAGGGTGTGGGTGCAGGGGGTGTGGGTGCAGGGGGTGTGGGTGCAGGGGGTGTGGGTGCAGGGAGCCAGGCAGGAATTTTGAAGGTGCCCTCGAGTGTGAATCGctcccctcttcctccccctccccctcctcatCCCCTACGTCTCTCACTGGGGGTCAAAGTCTGCCAAGGCCTTGAGGGCCTCGGGGGCCCGGATAAGCTTGTCCAGGATGCTGACGATGTCGGGGAACCTGGGCCGGCGGGCGcgctcctgctgccagcactgcagcatcaGCTGGTAGATGGCGGAGGGACAGTCCAGCGGCGCGGGCAGGCGGAAGCCCTCGTTGATGGCCTTCATCACctagggaggaggaggaggaggtgggggggtgggCTTCCAAAGAGGTCGTCGAGCAAGGAtgctccccctcccaccccgcTCCAGAAGCAGGTGGCTGGCGGGGCTCACCTCGTGGTTGGAGAGCTCCCAGTAGGGCCGCTCGCCCGAGGACATCACCTCCCACATGACGATCCCGTAGCTCCAGACGTCGCTGGCCGAGGTG
The nucleotide sequence above comes from Apus apus isolate bApuApu2 chromosome 20, bApuApu2.pri.cur, whole genome shotgun sequence. Encoded proteins:
- the CLCNKA gene encoding chloride channel protein ClC-Ka, which produces MERPDPGGLQEVERVLVTEKSWRPCPKARRRLRGCLEWVKKQLFRVGEDWYFLFFLGVLMATISFMMDFLVSRLYQAHQWLYQEIGDILVLKYLSWTMYPMALAAFSSGFSQSITPHSGGSGIGELKTILTGVVLEDYLAIHNFGAKVVGLTCTLACGSTLFLGKVGPFVHLSAMAAAYLGKMRTSVTGEYENKFKQNEMLVAAQAVGVATVFGAPISGVLFSIEVMSSHFAVRDYWRGFFAATCGAFMFRLLTVFSSEQETIVAVFKSDFKLDFPFDLLETFFFLILGAICGLVGCAYLFCQRWMMVAVKENWLTAKLLATDKPIYTVLAVLLLASITFPPGLGQLMASRLTMKEYLTSLFDNRTWGALVPNSSWVGDPPGGLWQEWFHPSATIFGTLAFFLVMKFWMLILATTLPLPAGYFMPIFIYGAAIGRLLGETVAFLFPRGLHTGGTPRPILPAGYALAGAAAFSGSVTHAVSTALLVCEATGHLGHVLPTVLAVLVANAITQKHQPSFYDGPIIVKKLPYLPPIRSRHMASYQVVVEEFMERQVVALAKGDGFEEVLVALDASADAEYPVLESTGPPMLVGTISRTQLVAFLQSHKHPQAPPEEKLATTGTLGDNCTIEPIMLQLSPWTSLHQAHHLFELLKLQRIFVTRFGELVGAVSRVELRRAIEELTNPK